One genomic segment of Panicum virgatum strain AP13 chromosome 2N, P.virgatum_v5, whole genome shotgun sequence includes these proteins:
- the LOC120658747 gene encoding uncharacterized protein LOC120658747 yields the protein MNAADDELLEALVIMFTVITSGLLVIMAVFRIPSHFSALPSVLAAFGASGLIRVKMLNFWLQRTGRLDQMFSLMQIHLLEIASFLMLLLILLFSVRPNRPNYWQGTHSSGSVTAEWFRHLASSSVLLFVAGLAITGYGMGVFFAGAAPTVFFHGGGSGVHFITLGLVVVIAGVWLLRGRAGHLAGVPLILYTLMLLGATYAAGD from the exons ATGAACGCCGCCGATGATGAACTCCTGGAGGCGCTGGTCATCATGTTCACAGTGATCACTTCTGGGCTTTTGGTCATCATGGCAGTTTTCAGAATCCCGAGCCATTTCTCGGCTCTTCCAAGTGTTCTTGCGGCATTTGGGGCGTCGGGTTTGATCCGGGTGAAGATGCTGAACTTCTGGCTCCAGCGCACGGGCCGCTTGGACCAAATGTTTTCTCTGATGCAAATACATCTGTTAGAGATTGCTTCATTTCTGATGCTGCTTCTGATACTGCTATTTTCTGTCAGACCTAACCGACCAAATTATTGGCAAG GTACGCACTCGTCGGGGTCGGTGACGGCCGAATGGTTTCGCCACCTCGCAAGTTCATCTGTGCTGCTATTCGTGGCCGggctagccatcacgggatacGGCATGGGTGTGTTCTTCGCCGGGGCCGCGCCGACTGTCTTCTTCCATGGTGGTGGCTCGGGTGTCCACTTCATTACCCTTGGCTTGGTAGTGGTCATAGCCGGTGTCTGGTTACTCCGTGGCCGCGCGGGGCACCTGGCTGGTGTTCCTCTGATCCTTTACACTTTGATGCTCCTGGGTGCCACTTATGCTGCAGGCGACTAG